From Micromonospora rhizosphaerae, the proteins below share one genomic window:
- the trpS gene encoding tryptophan--tRNA ligase, whose amino-acid sequence MSAPRMLTGDRPTGRLHLGHYVGSIANRVKLHQRYESFFIIADLHMLTTKNTREDIEQVSRNAREMVTDILAAGVDPARATFYLQSAIPEVGDLNTLFQNLVTVPRLERVPSIKDMARDAGKEEIPYGLLGYPVLQAADILSVKGQVVPVGKDNAAHVEVTREIARRFNHLYGEVFPVPELISSETPTLVGTDGQGKMNKSRGNAIALSDDPAAVRRKVMGMYTDPNRVRADVPGTVEGNPVFAYHDVFNPDRGQVEELKARYRAGRVGDVEVKEKLAVALNRFLDPIRERRARFEADSGLVDQLIVEGTERTRAEVRRTLVEVRRAMGLTSAYSQVRRRAERHRKAVATPA is encoded by the coding sequence ATGTCCGCACCACGGATGCTCACCGGCGACCGCCCGACCGGGCGGCTGCACCTCGGCCACTACGTCGGCAGCATCGCCAACCGGGTGAAGCTGCACCAGCGGTACGAGAGCTTCTTCATCATCGCCGACCTGCACATGCTCACCACGAAGAACACCCGCGAGGACATCGAGCAGGTTTCCCGAAACGCCCGCGAGATGGTCACCGACATCCTGGCCGCCGGCGTCGACCCCGCCCGGGCCACCTTCTACCTGCAGTCGGCCATCCCGGAGGTCGGCGACCTCAACACCCTCTTCCAGAACCTGGTGACCGTGCCCCGGCTGGAGCGGGTCCCGTCGATCAAGGACATGGCCCGGGACGCCGGCAAGGAGGAGATCCCGTACGGGCTGCTCGGCTATCCCGTGCTCCAGGCCGCCGACATCCTCTCCGTGAAGGGGCAGGTCGTCCCGGTGGGGAAGGACAACGCGGCGCACGTGGAGGTGACCCGGGAGATCGCCCGGCGGTTCAACCACCTCTACGGCGAGGTCTTCCCCGTACCCGAGCTGATCTCCTCGGAGACGCCCACCCTGGTCGGCACGGACGGCCAGGGAAAGATGAACAAGAGCCGGGGCAACGCGATCGCCCTCTCGGACGACCCAGCGGCCGTGCGCCGCAAGGTGATGGGGATGTACACCGACCCGAACCGGGTCCGGGCCGACGTGCCCGGGACGGTCGAGGGAAACCCGGTCTTCGCCTACCACGACGTGTTCAACCCGGACCGGGGGCAGGTCGAGGAGCTCAAGGCGCGCTACCGCGCCGGCCGGGTCGGTGACGTCGAGGTCAAGGAGAAGCTGGCGGTGGCGCTCAACCGGTTCCTCGACCCGATCCGGGAGCGCCGGGCCCGGTTCGAGGCGGACAGCGGCCTGGTCGACCAGTTGATCGTCGAGGGCACCGAGCGGACCCGGGCCGAGGTGCGCCGAACCCTGGTCGAGGTCCGCCGGGCGATGGGCCTGACCAGCGCGTACAGCCAGGTCCGGCGGAGGGCCGAGCGACACCGCAAGGCCGTCGCCACACCGGCCTGA
- the argS gene encoding arginine--tRNA ligase, whose product MDLEKLLTDRLAPAFSTVAGVPVDPVVRRSQRADFQSDAALALARRIGRPPRAIATEVLERAQVADLCSATEVSGPGFINLTVAERALGGLVSALATDPRLGVPVSAHPETVVVDYSAPNVAKEMHVGHLPSTVIGDAAARLLEWLGHRVVRANHLGDWGTPFGMLIEHLADVGEAEAAQELSMGDLDSFYKAARTKFDADEAFRERSRLRVVALQGGDERTLRLWRLLVERSERYFLAVYDLLDVTLTGRDFHGESSYNDLLGPVVAELDRLGLLRESDGASCVFPPNSVGRDGEPLPLIVRKSDGGYGYPATDLAAIRHRTGELGATRLLYVVGSPQRRHFEMVYAVAELAGWLVPPARAEHVGFGSILGADGRMLRSRAGESVKLVALLDEAVARATQLARSRNPELGEAEAAEVGRAVGIGAIKYADLSTDRHRDHVLDWERMLSLDGNTAPYLQYAYSRIRSIFRRAGVTARPDAGISLAEPAERALAFELVGFGAVVSEVERSLEFHHLAGYLHRLATAFSAFYERCPVLRADEPVRDSRLVLCDLTARVLRQGLHLLGIRTPERM is encoded by the coding sequence ATGGATCTGGAGAAGTTGCTGACCGACCGGCTGGCGCCGGCGTTCTCGACGGTGGCCGGCGTTCCGGTCGACCCGGTCGTGCGGCGCTCGCAGCGCGCGGACTTCCAGTCCGACGCGGCGCTGGCGCTGGCCCGGCGGATCGGCCGCCCGCCGCGGGCCATCGCCACCGAGGTGCTGGAACGCGCGCAGGTCGCCGACCTCTGCTCCGCGACGGAGGTTTCCGGGCCCGGGTTCATCAACCTGACCGTGGCCGAGCGGGCCCTCGGCGGGCTGGTCTCCGCGCTGGCCACCGACCCACGGCTCGGCGTGCCGGTCAGCGCCCACCCGGAGACGGTGGTCGTCGACTACTCGGCGCCGAACGTGGCCAAGGAGATGCACGTCGGGCACCTGCCTTCGACGGTGATCGGCGACGCGGCGGCACGGCTGCTGGAGTGGCTCGGGCACCGGGTGGTGCGGGCGAACCACCTGGGCGACTGGGGCACGCCGTTCGGCATGCTGATCGAGCACCTGGCCGACGTTGGCGAGGCCGAGGCGGCGCAGGAGCTGTCCATGGGCGACCTCGACTCCTTCTACAAGGCGGCCCGGACGAAGTTCGACGCCGACGAGGCGTTCCGGGAGCGGTCCCGGCTGCGGGTGGTGGCGTTGCAGGGCGGCGACGAGCGGACGCTGCGGCTGTGGCGGCTGCTCGTGGAGCGGTCCGAGCGCTACTTCCTGGCGGTCTACGACCTGCTCGACGTGACGCTGACCGGCCGGGACTTCCACGGCGAGAGCAGCTACAACGACCTGCTCGGGCCGGTGGTGGCGGAGCTGGACCGGCTCGGGCTGCTCCGGGAGAGCGACGGCGCGTCGTGCGTCTTCCCGCCCAACTCCGTGGGCCGGGACGGGGAGCCGCTGCCGCTGATCGTCCGCAAGTCCGACGGCGGGTACGGCTACCCGGCGACCGACCTGGCCGCGATCCGGCACCGGACCGGGGAACTGGGCGCAACCCGGCTGCTCTACGTCGTCGGCTCGCCGCAGCGGCGGCACTTCGAGATGGTGTACGCGGTGGCGGAGCTGGCCGGCTGGCTGGTCCCGCCGGCGCGCGCGGAACACGTCGGGTTCGGCTCGATCCTCGGCGCCGACGGGCGGATGCTGCGCAGCCGGGCCGGTGAGTCGGTGAAGCTGGTCGCGCTGCTCGACGAGGCGGTGGCCCGGGCCACGCAGCTCGCCCGGAGCAGGAACCCGGAGCTGGGCGAGGCGGAGGCGGCGGAGGTGGGCCGGGCGGTCGGCATCGGCGCCATCAAGTACGCCGACCTCTCCACGGACCGGCACCGGGACCACGTCCTGGACTGGGAGCGGATGCTGTCGCTGGACGGCAACACCGCGCCCTACCTTCAGTACGCGTACTCCCGGATCCGGTCGATCTTCCGCCGCGCCGGCGTGACGGCCCGGCCGGACGCGGGGATCTCGCTGGCCGAGCCGGCGGAGCGGGCGCTCGCCTTCGAGCTGGTCGGCTTCGGGGCGGTGGTCTCCGAGGTGGAGCGGAGCCTGGAGTTCCACCATCTGGCCGGCTACCTGCACCGGCTGGCCACCGCGTTCAGCGCCTTCTACGAGCGCTGTCCCGTGCTGCGCGCCGACGAGCCGGTGCGGGACAGCCGGCTGGTGCTCTGCGACCTGACCGCCCGGGTGCTACGCCAGGGTCTGCACCTGCTCGGCATCCGCACTCCGGAACGGATGTGA
- a CDS encoding IS110 family transposase, with amino-acid sequence MLFVGDDWAEDHHDVELMDAAGRTLARARLPEGVAGITRLHAMIGAQLGEDADGAGQVTIGIETDRGPWVQALIAAGYTVLAVNPLQAARYRDRLGVSGAKSDAADAHMLADMVRTDGHQLRRVAGDSAGSEAVKVVARMHKTLIWERTRASQRLRHALREYFPAALAAFDDLDAADTLELLARAPDPASAARLSISQISAALKRARRRDIPAKAAAIQAVLRAEHLSQPAVVTAAYAASVRALIAVLGTLNEQVKALQGQVEAYFGQHPDAEIILSQPGLGTILGARVLAEFGDAADRYTSAKARKNYAGTSPITRASGKKRTVAARFVHNDRLIDALMTQAFASLNTSPGARAYYDRQRARGASYNAALRQLANRLVGILHGCLKTGALYDEATAWSHHLNEAAA; translated from the coding sequence GTGCTGTTCGTGGGAGATGACTGGGCCGAAGACCATCACGACGTTGAGTTGATGGATGCGGCTGGGCGCACCCTGGCCAGGGCCAGGTTGCCCGAGGGCGTCGCAGGGATCACGCGACTGCACGCGATGATCGGCGCGCAGCTCGGCGAGGACGCCGACGGCGCCGGGCAGGTCACGATTGGGATCGAGACCGACCGAGGGCCGTGGGTGCAGGCGTTGATCGCGGCGGGGTACACCGTGTTGGCGGTCAATCCGTTGCAGGCGGCCCGTTACCGTGACCGTCTCGGGGTGTCCGGTGCCAAGAGCGACGCCGCCGACGCGCACATGCTGGCCGACATGGTCCGTACCGACGGCCACCAACTGCGCCGGGTCGCCGGTGACAGTGCCGGATCCGAGGCGGTCAAGGTGGTCGCCCGGATGCACAAGACACTGATCTGGGAACGCACCCGCGCCAGCCAGCGGTTGCGGCACGCGTTGCGGGAGTACTTCCCTGCCGCGTTGGCCGCGTTTGACGATCTCGACGCCGCCGACACCCTTGAGTTGCTGGCCAGGGCCCCGGACCCGGCCAGCGCCGCGAGGCTGAGCATCAGCCAGATCAGCGCGGCCCTCAAACGGGCCCGCCGCCGCGACATCCCGGCCAAGGCCGCAGCGATTCAGGCCGTCCTGCGCGCCGAGCACCTCAGCCAGCCCGCCGTGGTCACCGCCGCCTACGCCGCCTCGGTCCGGGCGCTGATCGCGGTCCTGGGCACGCTCAACGAGCAGGTCAAGGCCCTGCAAGGGCAGGTCGAGGCCTATTTTGGCCAGCACCCGGACGCTGAGATCATCCTGTCCCAACCGGGACTGGGCACGATCCTCGGCGCCCGGGTGCTCGCCGAGTTCGGCGACGCGGCCGACCGCTACACCTCGGCCAAGGCCCGCAAGAACTACGCCGGCACCAGCCCGATCACCCGCGCCTCGGGTAAGAAACGCACCGTCGCTGCCCGGTTCGTGCACAACGACCGGCTCATCGACGCGCTGATGACCCAAGCGTTCGCGTCGCTGAACACCTCGCCCGGCGCCCGCGCCTACTACGACCGGCAACGCGCCCGCGGCGCCAGCTACAACGCCGCGCTGCGGCAACTCGCCAACCGGCTCGTCGGCATCCTGCACGGATGCCTCAAAACCGGCGCGCTCTACGACGAGGCGACCGCCTGGTCGCATCACCTCAACGAGGCCGCTGCTTGA
- a CDS encoding PRC-barrel domain-containing protein yields MQPFNPWIWRDPSALAGGYDQTTPTEVPRQRTEGSADGPDAPGPGTPIDLTGYRVEATDGRIGSVDEASADARYLVVDTGPWIFGRKVLLPVGTVARVDHLDRMVHVDRTRDQVKNSPASDPEHFERPDYRQQVGSYYEESYRQG; encoded by the coding sequence ATGCAGCCGTTCAATCCGTGGATCTGGCGGGATCCGTCCGCGCTGGCCGGCGGGTACGACCAGACGACCCCGACCGAGGTGCCGCGGCAGCGAACGGAGGGTTCGGCCGACGGGCCGGACGCCCCCGGCCCGGGCACCCCGATCGACCTCACCGGATACCGGGTCGAGGCGACGGACGGGCGGATCGGGTCGGTCGACGAGGCGAGCGCCGACGCCCGCTACCTGGTGGTGGACACCGGCCCGTGGATCTTCGGCCGGAAGGTGCTGCTGCCGGTCGGCACGGTGGCCCGGGTCGATCACCTGGACCGCATGGTGCACGTCGACCGCACCCGCGACCAGGTGAAGAACTCGCCGGCCTCCGACCCCGAGCACTTCGAGCGGCCTGACTACCGGCAGCAGGTCGGCAGCTACTACGAGGAGAGCTACCGCCAGGGCTGA
- a CDS encoding SCO4848 family membrane protein, with product MAAAHAGPLAYWPAMVLSRGWSLFLTGVGVWTWVIWPRFAVAIWNDPRSWSTGTVGEGAATSFLWVHALLIGASLAIGTAVGVLGVRGWLAARRGGNRPTA from the coding sequence ATGGCAGCTGCCCACGCCGGCCCGCTGGCATACTGGCCAGCCATGGTGCTGTCGCGCGGTTGGTCGCTCTTTCTGACCGGGGTCGGGGTCTGGACCTGGGTGATCTGGCCGAGGTTCGCCGTCGCCATCTGGAACGACCCGCGCTCCTGGTCGACCGGCACAGTCGGCGAGGGCGCCGCCACCAGCTTCCTCTGGGTGCACGCCCTGCTGATCGGCGCGTCGCTGGCGATCGGCACCGCGGTCGGGGTGCTCGGCGTCCGCGGCTGGCTCGCGGCCCGGCGCGGCGGGAACCGCCCGACCGCCTGA
- a CDS encoding SigE family RNA polymerase sigma factor, producing MGADIETELQSFVEARYLHLRRTAYLLCGDWHRAEDLVQTALARVVVAARRGTIDSLDAYARTVLARVYLDDRRRLPWWRERSLAEAAEQPEATSDHALSLTVLGALRALPPRQRAAVVLRYWEDRSTEETAEVLGVTTGTVKSQCAKALATLRGSLAGIRPQLSLNGGGEK from the coding sequence GTGGGTGCGGACATCGAGACCGAACTGCAGTCCTTCGTCGAGGCGCGATACCTGCACCTGCGCCGAACCGCCTACCTGCTCTGCGGAGACTGGCACCGGGCCGAGGACCTGGTTCAGACCGCCCTCGCCCGGGTGGTCGTCGCAGCGCGCCGAGGGACGATCGACAGTCTCGACGCGTACGCCCGCACCGTCTTGGCCCGGGTGTACCTCGACGACCGGCGCCGCCTTCCCTGGTGGCGGGAGCGCTCACTGGCAGAGGCGGCGGAGCAACCGGAAGCCACCAGCGACCACGCACTGTCGCTGACGGTTCTGGGCGCGCTCCGGGCTCTGCCGCCACGGCAGCGCGCCGCGGTGGTGCTGCGCTACTGGGAGGACCGGAGCACGGAGGAGACGGCGGAGGTGCTCGGCGTCACCACGGGCACCGTCAAGAGCCAGTGCGCGAAGGCCCTGGCCACGCTCCGGGGATCACTGGCCGGCATCCGGCCGCAGCTATCGCTCAACGGAGGAGGCGAAAAGTGA